AGGTCGAACGGCTGGAGCAGGAGATCGACGCGATGAACGCCGATCTGCCCCCGCTGACCAGCTTCATTTTGCCAAGCGGTTCGGCGGGCGTCGCCGCGCTGCACCTCGCCCGCGCCGTCGTTCGCCGTGCCGAGCGCGCGGCCGTCGCGCTCAACGAGAGCGAGCCCCTAAACCCGCAGCTTCTCGCCTACCTCAACCGCTTGTCCGACCATCTGTTCGTTGCCGCGCGCCATGTCGCCGCAAGCGAAGATGGCGACGTCCTTTGGCACCCGGGCGCGACGCGCACCTAGACCAAAGACAGTGTCGCTGGAGCGGCACAAAGCCCCCAGATAGCCGTTGTGCCGCCGTTCCAAATCATGACGGAGGCCGCGTGGCCCTCACTGCCATTGCTCTGAACTGCACCTTGAAGCGCAACGGGAAGGAGCCCTCATCCACCGACAAGATGATCGACCTGCTCGCCGGCGAGATGTCGAAACGTGGCGTCTCGCTCACCGAGACGATCCGCGTCGCCGACTATGACGTGTTTGCAGGCGTCACCTCCGATGAGGGTGAAGGCGACGCGTGGCCCGATATTCGGAAGCGCATCCTGGCTGCGGACATTCTGATCTTCGGCACGCCGATCTGGATGGGCCAGATGTCCAGCATCGCCAAGCGGGTGCTCGAACGGATGGACGCGTTCCTCAGCGAGACCGACGACGCCGGCCGGATGCCGAGCTTCGGCAAGGTCGCGGTCGCCGGCATCGTTGGCAATGAGGACGGCGCGCACCATATTGCCGCGACCGTGTTTCAGGCACTGAACGACGTGGGCTGGACGATCCCCTCGGCCGCTTCGGATTATTGGGTCGGCGAGGCGATGCAGGACAAGGATTTCAAGGATCTGCCGCAAGTTCCGGAACCGGTTGCCAAAGGCGCGGCGATGCTCGCGGCAAATGCAGTACATCTTGCGACTGTGCTAAGGGCGCAGCCCTACCCGGGGATTCCGGAGGCCAAGTGACCGCAACGACCGCGATTTCGCGCCGATCATCGGACGTATCGGACTTGCGCTCGCGCCTGTTTGTGACGCGCCAGCTCACGCTCGACCTCGCCGCGCCACTGAGCGATGCCGATGCGACGATCCAGCCGTTCGACGACGCCTCGCCGGCAAAGTGGCATCTCGCGCACACCACCTGGTTCTTCGAAACCTTTGTGCTGCGCGACCACGTGCCCGGCTACCAGCCGTTCGACGAGCGCTGGGCGTTCCTGTTCAACAGCTATTACGAAGCCGAAGGCCCGCGCCACGCGCGGCCTCGGCGCGGCATGCTCAGCCGCCCGTCGCTCGATCAAGTTCGCGCTTATCGCTTGCATGTCGATGAGGCACTCGACGCCGCGTTTGCCAGCTTGCCGCCGTCAGCCCTCGCCCTGATCGAACTCGGCATCAACCACGAGCAGCAGCACCAGGAGCTGTTCCTCACCGACATCCTCGCAACGCTTGCCGCAAATCCACTCGAACCGGCTTATGCCGAGGCAGGTCCATCGCCTTGCTACGCGATCGAGCCGCTGACCTATCATCGCGGCCGCGACGGCATCGTCGAGATCGGTGCGAACGGTGACAGCTTCGCCTTCGACAGCGAGACGCCGCGCCACCGCATCTTCCTGTCCGGGCACCAGCTCGCCAATCGCCGTGTCACCAACAAGGAGTGGCGCGAGTTCATTGCGGAGGGCGGATATCGTACCGCGACCCTGTGGTTGTCCGAAGGATGGGATTGGGTGTGCCGCGAGGAAATTCAGGCGCCGCTTTACTGGGGCAGGAACGAGACCGAATTCACCCTCGCCGGCCGCCGCGAGATCAATCCCGCCGCGCCGGTCGCCCACATTAGTTACTTCGAAGCCGACGCCTTCGCCCGCTGGGCCGGCGCGCGCCTTCCGACCGAAGCGGAATGGGAAGACTTTGCTGCCTCCGCAGACCCGAACCTCGGCAACCAGCTCGATGAGGCTGGGTCCGCCATGCCTCGTCCCGGCGGCGGCATGTTTGGTGACGTCTGGGAATGGACGCAAAGCGCTTTCGCTTCCTATCCCGGCTTTGCTCCGGTCGAAGGCGCCGTCGGTGAATACAACGGCAAGTTCATGTGCGGGCAGTTTGTGCTGAAAGGGGCCAGCTGCGCGACACCACGGGGGCACAGCCGCGCCTCCTACCGCAACTTTTTCCCGCCCAGCGCGCGCTGGCAATTTACGGGGGTTCGCCTTGCTCAAGACGCTTGATCCCCAGACCCAGGCGTTCCGTGACGATGTGATCAAGGGGCTCTCGTCGCCGACCCCCGCGATCCCCGCGCGATGGCTCTATGACCATCGCGGGTCGGAGCTGTTCGACGACATCACGCGCCTCCCAACTTATTACCCGACGCGCACAGAGACCGCGATCTTCCATGACATCATGCCGGAGGTCGCCGCGCGTGTGCCAAAGGGCGCGGTGGTGGTCGAGTTCGGCGCCGGCTCCGCGACCAAGACGCCGATCCTGCTGGAAGCCATCGCGCCCGCCGCTTACGTGCCCGTCGACATCTCCGGCGACTATCTGGAAAAAAGCGCCGCCGACCTTCAGCAGCGCTTTCCCTCCATCGATGTGATCCCCGTCACGGCGGATTTCGCACGGCCGTTCACGCTTCCGGGCGGCATCGACCATCTGCCCAAGCTCGGCTTCTTCCCCGGATCGACCATCGGCAATTTCGTGCCGTGGAGCGCAACCGACCTGCTCCGTCAGTTCCGCGCCTTGCTCGGTCCGGGCTCGCAGCTGCTCATCGGCATGGACCGGGCAAAGCCGGTCGATCGCTTGCTCGCCGCCTATGACGATCCGGAAGGCGTCACCGCCGCGTTCAACCTCAACCTGCTCGAACGGATCAACCGCGAGCTCGATGGCGACATCCCGGTTGATGCCTTCCGCCACCAGGCGCGCTGGAACGACATCCTCTCGCGCATCGAGATGCACCTGGTCGCCACCCGGGACGTCGAGTTCGGAATCGCTGGGCACAGTTTCAGCTTCGCAGCAGGCAAGTCGATTCATACCGAGAACAGCCACAAGTACGGCCCGCGCGGCGGTCGCGTTCTTCTGCTCGCCGGCGGCTGGACGCCGCATGCCGAGTGGACCGACGGCGACGGCGACTTCGCCGAGGTCCTTGCAGTGGCCGAGCCGGAGAGGTTTGCGCCCTAACGGTCGCCCGGCTAAGCCGCCGCGATGGTATACGCACTCGTCGGAATCGCCGATCTACTGCTCAAGCTCATTACCTGGATCATCATCGGCCAGGTCATCCTCAGCTGGCTGATCGCCTTCAATGTACTCAACGTTCATTCGAACGGCGTGCGCAACTTCATCCTCGCGCTCGAACGCATGACGGCGCCGATCTATCGTCCAATCCGCCGCATCCTTCCGGATTTCGGCGGGATCGACTTTTCACCGCTCGTAATCCTGATCGTGATCCAGGTGCTTCGGAAGCTCCTGCAGGGCGTTCTGATGCAATATTTCGGGGTCGCATGACCGCACGACTGATCGACGGGAAAGCCTTCGCAGCCGGTCTTCGCGAGCGCGTCGCCGGCGTCGCTGCCAGCTTTGCGTCGAGCCAGGGCCGGCAGCCGGGTCTCGCTGTCGTTCTTGTCGGCGAACATCCCCCGAGCGCCGCCTACGTCCGCTCGAAAGCCAAGGCGACACGCGAAGCGGGCATGGAAAGCTTCGAGCACAAGCTGCTCGCCGATGTCTCGCAGGGCCAGCTGATGGCGCTGGTCGATGAGCTTAACGCCGACCCCGCCGTGGACGGCATCCTCGTCCAAATGCCGCTGCCGAAGCATATCGACGAACAGGAAGTCATTCAGCGGATCGATCCGGAAAAGGATGTCGACGGTTTTCATCCGATGAACGCCGGACGGCTTTCCATCGGGTTGGAGGGCTTGGTGCCGTGCACCCCGCTCGGTTGCCTGATGCTGCTTCAGCACGAGCTAGGCGACCTTAGCGGCCTCGACGCCATCGTCGTCGGCCGGTCGAACATCGTCGGCAAGCCGATGGCGCAGCTTCTGATCCAGGCAAGCTGTACCGTCACCGTCGCCCATTCGCGCACCAAGGATCTGCCCGCCGCCGTCCGCCGCGCCGACATCGTGGTTGCCGCTGTCGGCCGGCCGGAGCTGATTCGCGGCAATTGGCTGAAGCCCGGCGCGACCGTCATCGACGTCGGGCAGGAGCGCGTCGAGCAGGCGGATGGGACCCGTAAGCTGCTTGGCGACGTTGCATCCAGTGAAGCGATGGAAGTCGCCGGTGCCATCACGCCTGTCCCGGGCGGCGTCGGGCCGATGACCATCGCCTGCCTGCTTCGCAATACCGTCGTCGCCGCGCACCGCCGTGCGGGGCTCCCAAATCCGGAGGGCCTATGATCGCCGCACTTTTTCTAGCCGCAGCCGCCACGCCGACTGCTGTCGATGCCGAATATGCATTCGCCCGCGACGCGCAGCGCGTCGGCCAATGGACTGCTTTCCGCAAATGGTCGGACAAGGACGCAGTGATGTTCACGCCCCAAGCGGTCTGGGCGCGCGATTTCCTGAGGGACAAGAAGGACCCGCCCAAGGCGATCACCTGGCGGCCGAGCGCGAGCTTCGTTTCCTGCGACGGGCGGACCGCCGTGAACACCGGCCCCTGGTTCGGCGTCGACGGCAAGGCTGGCGGTTATTTCACCACCGTCTGGCAACGCGAACGACAGGATTGGCGCTGGGCCTATGACGGCGGCGGACCGCTGAAAGGCGGCGCGGCGCCGAACATGAAGCCGCGCATCCAGCGCGCCGCCTGCAGCACGCGCGCGCCCGGTCCGCCGATCGCTCCGCCGCCCGCGTTGACGGCAAAGCAGGCGCGGACGACGCCCGAGGACAATGGCCGCGGCCAATCCGCCGACCGTACGCTCGGCTGGGACTGGAAGGTCGACAAGAAAGGTGTGCGCACCCTCCGCGTCTATCTGTGGAACGGCGTTCGCTACGCGCAGGTGCTTTACAACGAGATCCCGGCGCCATGATCGAGCTGTTCGGCTCGGCGCTCGTAACCTTCCTCGTCATTATCGACCCGCCCGGCTGCGCGCCGATCTTCGCCAGCCTGACGCGCGGCGCCTCGCGCACCGAGCGCAACTCGATGGCGGTTCGCTCGTGCGTCATCGCCTGGGCGATCCTGATGTTCTTTGCGTTGCTGGGGCGGCCGATGCTGCACGCGCTCGGCATCAGCCTTGCCAGCTTCCGCATCGCGGGCGGCATCCTGCTCTTTTACATCGCGGTTGAGATGGTGTTCGAAAAGCGCACCGAACGCCGCGAGACGCGCGCTCATTCCATCGAAGGCACGCCCGAAGCGGACGACATCAGCGTCTTCCCGATGGCCATGCCGATGATCGCCGGCCCCGGCTCGATCGCCAGCGCGATGCTGTGGATCTCGCGCGCCGAAACCACGATCCATATCCTGATCGTGCTCGCCGCCATCACCGTTGTTATGGCGATGACGCTGGTCACCCTGCTCGCCGCCGGCCCGCTGATGCGCTTCATCGGTGAGAAGATCGAAGCTGTCATCACCCGCATCCTCGGCGTGATTCTGGCGGCGCTCGCCGCGCAGTTCGTCATCGATGGATTGAAGCAGAGCTTCCCCACGCTCGCCTAACCGACGACGCGCCACATCCTGAACGGCGAATCCTTGCCGAGGTCGACCGGGCTCAGCCAGCTCGGCACCTGATTGCGCTGAAGCTGCGCGTAGAAGCCCTGCGGCGCCTCCGACATGAAGATCGTCGTCGTCGAGCTGTTGGGGCAGATTAGTAGATAGTTCGACCGGTATTTGGTGATGAGGCGATGCGCCTGATCTGCGCTGCCGCGGAAGGTGTTCATCACATCGGCGATCTGCTGGCCGTTGCGGTGATATGGGCCCGTGATCGAATAATGCGGCGTTACGGTAATCAGCCGCGGTCCTAGGTCGACAAATGTGAACACGACGCCCTTGGGCTGGAGTGCCACCGGCTTCAGCCCCCACAGGGACCCGCATAATGCGTTGGCCTTGCCGATCGCCGCGCCGCCCGGCTTGGCCTTCTCCTCCGGGATGAAGCCGACGATGAAGGGGACAGCCGCGCCCGCTGCGACAGTGACGGCGAGGACCGACCCGAATACTCGGACTACCGACTGTCGCGAATTCCACGTCCGTGGGAAAAAGAACCAGCCGAGCGCGGCACAGCCAACCGTCGCCATCATCTGCGCTGCCGGCCCCGTGCGGGTCTGCCAGAACAGAAGCGCCGTCGCGGCAAATGCCGGCGCCATCGCGCCGAGCACTCGCCGAAGCCGATCCCGGTCGCCGCGCCGGATCCACGCCAACAGCCCCCAGCCGATCAGTCCGGTGATTGGGAGGGCGATGATCAACGTCGCGATGCGCCAGCCGTGGCGGTAGAATGGGCGCGCTTCCTTGACGTGGCTCAGCCACAGCCGGTCGACTTCGGGTGACACGCCCTCCAGCCGTTGCAGGCAGTGCGGCCACATCGACGCATGGAATCCAGCGACGATCAGCCCAGCCAGCACGGCAAGACCGAACCTTTTCTTCCAGTCGCCGACCTTCAGTAGCGACATGCCGTAGAGCAACGCACTCCCGATCAGCGCATCGGACAGCCAGACCGGCGACAAGGCATCGCATACTGCCCCGCGATTGTCGTTCGACGCGAAGATGAGGAACGCCAGCCCGGTGCCCCCGCCGAGCGCAACCGCATAGGCGCGCATTCGCTCGCGCTCATCTGAGTCATCGACCCAGAACAGCACCGCTGCGGCGGCAAGCAGGGCAAGGTAGATGAGCATCTCCAGCCCGATTGCCAGTGAGAGCGCCGTCGAGATGCCCAGCACCACGCCGCCGCGCCTGCGCTTTGGGTCGGCGATCGCCGAAATGCCAAGCGCCAACAGCGCGAGTTGCCAGCCGTGATGGTCTATGCGCTCCGGCATGAACATGCCGTTGGTCGACGCCGCGAAGAACATCGCCACCAGCACGAACGGATAGGCGCGCGGATCGACCAGCCGCCGCACCGTCAGCGTCACTGAGAAAACGAGCAGCAAATAAGGCAGCAGCGGCGCGATCCCGACCGCCCAGCGCTCGGCGCCAGCCCCGCCGAGGAACGGCCGAAGCCCCAGGATCAGCGCGGCGATCGGCAGATCAACCAGCCGCGACCAATGGATGTTGGCGCCGTAGGGTGCGTTCATGTGATACTGGCGAAGGTCGAACCAGCCCTGCCCATGAAGCAGTCCACGGACCTGCATCATCCGCATATTGTCGTCGGTGTCACCCAGCCGGAACCAGCGGATGTCGTCGTAATGCTGGAAAATCAGCCAGCAGCAAAAGCCTAGCCAGAAAAGCAGGACGACGAGCTTCCACCGCTGCTCGACGAACGCGAGCACGCGCGCTTCCACCTCTTGATCCTTGCGCCCTTCCACGTTTCGCGCTGTAGCCGCGCAATCGTAAACGGCAAGCAGCCGGCCTGAAGGTTTAATCCGCCCGTAATCCAATGCTTTCGAGTTTATCCCCCGAACGCCGCGACGTCCTCGCGCAGCTCGCCCGCTTCATCATCAGCGGCGGGATCGTCACCGCACTCGGCGTCGGCGTCTACGCCATCGTCGCGCTCGTCCTGCGCTGGCATCCACAGTTCGGCAACGTGCTCGCCTATCTCATGGCGATGGCCACCGGCTACGTGATGCACAGCAAGTGGAGCTTTCGCGGCCACGGGTCCGAGCGGACTCATGCGACGAAGGTACGCTTCGTGACCGTGTCGCTGATCAGCTATGCGCTCAACAGCTTCTGGGTATGGTTTCTCTTCACCTACCTGCAATGGGGCCGGGCGGCGCCGATTGTCCCGATGCTGTTCGTGACTCCGGCCGTCACCTTCACGCTCAACCGACAGTGGGTTTTTCGCTGATGGAACGCTCGGTCTACGACCAAATGGCAGAATACGACCAGAAGCACTGGTGGTACCGCGCCCGTCGCGAAGTTCTTGCGGCGCTCATTGAACGGATGGTGAACCCGCCCAAGGGCGCCCACATCCTCGAGATCGGCTGCGGCACCGGCCACAATTTGCCGATGCTCGGTCAATTTGGAAACGTCGAGGCACTTGAGCTGGACGAGCAAGCCCGATCGATCGCCGAAGGCCGCCTCGGCCGCTCGGTCATGAGCGCGCCGCTGCCCGAACTGGCCGGCGTCCCCGAAGGCAGCTTCGACCTAGTCGGGGCGTTCGATGTGATCGAGCATATCGACGACGACCAGGCAGCGATCGCGTCCATCGCCAAGCTCCTGAAGCCCGGCGGCCGGTTCATCATGACCGTGCCCGCGCATCAATGGATGTGGTCGGCGCACGATGTCGTGAATCACCACAAGCGCCGCTATTCGAAGCGCCGGCTGAAGAAGCTGATTGAGGCCTCGCCGCTGAAGCTAGAGCGCGTCGGCTATTTCAACAGCCTACTTTTCCCGGTCGCGGTTGCGGAGCGCCTATCGTCAAAACTGCGCGGAAAAGAAGATGTCGATCTGAAGCTTCCGCCCGCGGCGCTCAACGCGGCGCTCGAAAAGAGCTTCGCCGCAGAACGTCACTTGATCGCGCGCTTGCCTTTGCCGCCCGGTCTCTCGCTCTTCGCCGTCGCGTCGGCAACATAACCAAGCCGCGCTTCGTGTCGCTCGTCACCAGCGACTTCCTGCACGATATACAGCGGCCGATGCTTCGATTCATTGTAGAGCCGGCCAATATATTCGCCCATCAGCGCCAGCACGAACATCTGCACCGAGCCAAGCACCACGACGACCAGCATCAGTGACGTCCAGCCGGGGATGATCCGCCCCGCGAGCCAGGCATAAGCGATGTAGAGGATCAGCAGCACCGAACCGATCGCGAGCGCGAAGCCCGCGAGGCTGGCCAGCTTCAGCGGCGCCGAAGAGAAGCCGGTCAGCGCGTCGAGCGCAAACCGCACCATCTTCTTCAACGGATATTTGGTCTCGCCGGCAAAGCGCTCGTCGCGGTCATAGGCGAACGGGACCTGCCGGAAGCCGATCCACGCCACCATCCCGCGAATGAACCGCGCCTGTTCCGGCATCGCGAGCAAGGCATCGAGGGCGCGTCGGCTCATCAGCCGGAAATCACCGGCGTCGAGCGGAATCTCGACCTCGGTCGCGCGCGACAGCAAGCGATAGAAGCCGTGCGCAGTTGCGCGCTTGAACGCCGTCTCGCCTCGCCGGCTCTTGCGAACTCCGTAGACCACGTCGGCCTGCTGTTCGCGCAGCACCTTCATCATCTCCGGCAACAGCTCGGGCGGGTCCTGAAGATCCGCGTCGATGATCAGGATTGTCTCGCCCCGGCAGAGATCGAGACCGGCCGTCAGTGCCAGCTGGTGCCCGTGATTGCGCGACAGGTTGATCGCGATGACGTGGGCATCGCGCGAAGCCAGCTCGCGCATCATCTCCCAGCTGCGGTCCTTCGACCCGTCGTTGACCAGCACGATCTCGTAGCCGTCGCCGGCCGTCTTGCGCGCGGCCGCGCTCAGCCGCTCATGGAGCGTGCCGATGCAGCCTTCTTCGTTGAAGCATGGGACGACGATCGAAAGCGCCGGGGTCATGGTTTCGTTCGATAGAGGACGGAGCCCGGCCCGCGCCAGACCTCATGCATGTCGGCGACCAAGGCCGGGTCATATTCGCCGACATCGTTCAGCCAGATATAGTCGAACTTGTCCTTGGGGACTTCGCGCAGCGCCTGGTCGATTTGGCGATGAAGCCCGTCATGACAGAGGTTCGGACGGACGACCTCCGACGGGTCATAGGCGAAAGAGCCGGGCGCCGTGTAGCGCAACTCCATCAGGTTCACGCCCTCCATCAGCCAATGATCGTTAGAAAAGCCTTCGCGCCGCTCGATGACGATGCCGCCGATGTGGCTGTTGCGTGGTAGCGGCCACCACAGGGTGCACGGCAGTGCGAAAAAGGACGCCACGCGCGCCCCGCGCTCCATATGGTCGATCGCCTCCAACTTCGCATTCTGGTCCGCCGCGGCGATGCCCAGGCTCGCGGTATTCGCGGCAGTGCGCCCGGCGAAGAACAACAGGCCGACGACCGCGAGCACATGGCCCAACCGGACGTCCGTCGGCCCCTTGAAGCGGATAGCCAGCAACGCGACCGCGAACAGATAAGGCACCAGCCGCATGTCGGCATAAGCGGAGCCGAAGATGATCTTCGGCAGAATCGCGAACGAGACGGCGAGCACGATCGCGCTGAAGGCGAGGTTGCGCGACAGCGTCAGCTTGCGGTTGAAAATGGCGAACAGAAAGACGAACACCGCAAAGCCGAGCGAGATCTTGTCGAAGACTTCCCAGCGGTCGCGCAGCGCCGAGTAGAGCCAGCGCCATTTCTGCTGCCATTCGAACCAGCCGGTGACCCCGCCGCCATGCGTCTCGCTGCGCCAGATCAGCATGACGAGCAGCGGCAACAGCATCACCGAGCAATGGAGCGCGGCCTCCAGTCCAGCCCGCCACCAGCTCCGCCCTCGGTCGTGCAGCCGCACCGCGTCTGCCGAGAAGCACATCAGCCCGAGCAGGCCCCAGCCATAGGTGTGACAGAAGAAGACGATCAGCGAGATTGGCACGAACAGCCAGCTGCGAAGCTTGGTATATTCGAGCCGCCCGAGCCGCAGCCACAGGCCGAACGCCAGGAACGCCAGCGCCACCGACAAGGTGAAATTGACGAAGCCGAACATGAACGGGAAGCCGTAGATGAACGGCAAAGCGAAAAAGGCCGTCGGCGGCACCCGCCCGTGCACTTCGCGCGCGACCCACAGGAACCCGATCGCCGTCAGTGGCGGGATCGACAGGACGATCGCCTTCACCGCCGGCTCAATGCCCATGATCGGACCGAGGATGTAGACGAGAACGTCGACGCCGAGATTGCCGATCAGCGCCCAGTGATAACCGTAATATTGCTGGAGGAACGGCGACCGATCGAGGTCGAGCTCGACCCGGTAGCGGCCGATATGCCCGAACAGGTCCACTAGCGGCGGAATGCGCGGGTAGAGCAAGGGAATCATCGTCGCGGCGACGACGAGCGCGAGA
This portion of the Sphingomonas limnosediminicola genome encodes:
- a CDS encoding cob(I)yrinic acid a,c-diamide adenosyltransferase — protein: MVKLNKIYTRTGDAGTAGLVDGSRVSKSSARMSAIGEVDEANAAVGLAISAIDDEALKRRLLTIQNDLFDLGADVATPGEIDGALRIVAPQVERLEQEIDAMNADLPPLTSFILPSGSAGVAALHLARAVVRRAERAAVALNESEPLNPQLLAYLNRLSDHLFVAARHVAASEDGDVLWHPGATRT
- a CDS encoding flavodoxin family protein — its product is MALTAIALNCTLKRNGKEPSSTDKMIDLLAGEMSKRGVSLTETIRVADYDVFAGVTSDEGEGDAWPDIRKRILAADILIFGTPIWMGQMSSIAKRVLERMDAFLSETDDAGRMPSFGKVAVAGIVGNEDGAHHIAATVFQALNDVGWTIPSAASDYWVGEAMQDKDFKDLPQVPEPVAKGAAMLAANAVHLATVLRAQPYPGIPEAK
- the egtB gene encoding ergothioneine biosynthesis protein EgtB produces the protein MTATTAISRRSSDVSDLRSRLFVTRQLTLDLAAPLSDADATIQPFDDASPAKWHLAHTTWFFETFVLRDHVPGYQPFDERWAFLFNSYYEAEGPRHARPRRGMLSRPSLDQVRAYRLHVDEALDAAFASLPPSALALIELGINHEQQHQELFLTDILATLAANPLEPAYAEAGPSPCYAIEPLTYHRGRDGIVEIGANGDSFAFDSETPRHRIFLSGHQLANRRVTNKEWREFIAEGGYRTATLWLSEGWDWVCREEIQAPLYWGRNETEFTLAGRREINPAAPVAHISYFEADAFARWAGARLPTEAEWEDFAASADPNLGNQLDEAGSAMPRPGGGMFGDVWEWTQSAFASYPGFAPVEGAVGEYNGKFMCGQFVLKGASCATPRGHSRASYRNFFPPSARWQFTGVRLAQDA
- the egtD gene encoding L-histidine N(alpha)-methyltransferase; translated protein: MLKTLDPQTQAFRDDVIKGLSSPTPAIPARWLYDHRGSELFDDITRLPTYYPTRTETAIFHDIMPEVAARVPKGAVVVEFGAGSATKTPILLEAIAPAAYVPVDISGDYLEKSAADLQQRFPSIDVIPVTADFARPFTLPGGIDHLPKLGFFPGSTIGNFVPWSATDLLRQFRALLGPGSQLLIGMDRAKPVDRLLAAYDDPEGVTAAFNLNLLERINRELDGDIPVDAFRHQARWNDILSRIEMHLVATRDVEFGIAGHSFSFAAGKSIHTENSHKYGPRGGRVLLLAGGWTPHAEWTDGDGDFAEVLAVAEPERFAP
- a CDS encoding YggT family protein, with product MVYALVGIADLLLKLITWIIIGQVILSWLIAFNVLNVHSNGVRNFILALERMTAPIYRPIRRILPDFGGIDFSPLVILIVIQVLRKLLQGVLMQYFGVA
- the folD gene encoding bifunctional methylenetetrahydrofolate dehydrogenase/methenyltetrahydrofolate cyclohydrolase FolD: MTARLIDGKAFAAGLRERVAGVAASFASSQGRQPGLAVVLVGEHPPSAAYVRSKAKATREAGMESFEHKLLADVSQGQLMALVDELNADPAVDGILVQMPLPKHIDEQEVIQRIDPEKDVDGFHPMNAGRLSIGLEGLVPCTPLGCLMLLQHELGDLSGLDAIVVGRSNIVGKPMAQLLIQASCTVTVAHSRTKDLPAAVRRADIVVAAVGRPELIRGNWLKPGATVIDVGQERVEQADGTRKLLGDVASSEAMEVAGAITPVPGGVGPMTIACLLRNTVVAAHRRAGLPNPEGL
- a CDS encoding MarC family protein, which produces MIELFGSALVTFLVIIDPPGCAPIFASLTRGASRTERNSMAVRSCVIAWAILMFFALLGRPMLHALGISLASFRIAGGILLFYIAVEMVFEKRTERRETRAHSIEGTPEADDISVFPMAMPMIAGPGSIASAMLWISRAETTIHILIVLAAITVVMAMTLVTLLAAGPLMRFIGEKIEAVITRILGVILAALAAQFVIDGLKQSFPTLA
- a CDS encoding AcrB/AcrD/AcrF family protein, which produces MEGRKDQEVEARVLAFVEQRWKLVVLLFWLGFCCWLIFQHYDDIRWFRLGDTDDNMRMMQVRGLLHGQGWFDLRQYHMNAPYGANIHWSRLVDLPIAALILGLRPFLGGAGAERWAVGIAPLLPYLLLVFSVTLTVRRLVDPRAYPFVLVAMFFAASTNGMFMPERIDHHGWQLALLALGISAIADPKRRRGGVVLGISTALSLAIGLEMLIYLALLAAAAVLFWVDDSDERERMRAYAVALGGGTGLAFLIFASNDNRGAVCDALSPVWLSDALIGSALLYGMSLLKVGDWKKRFGLAVLAGLIVAGFHASMWPHCLQRLEGVSPEVDRLWLSHVKEARPFYRHGWRIATLIIALPITGLIGWGLLAWIRRGDRDRLRRVLGAMAPAFAATALLFWQTRTGPAAQMMATVGCAALGWFFFPRTWNSRQSVVRVFGSVLAVTVAAGAAVPFIVGFIPEEKAKPGGAAIGKANALCGSLWGLKPVALQPKGVVFTFVDLGPRLITVTPHYSITGPYHRNGQQIADVMNTFRGSADQAHRLITKYRSNYLLICPNSSTTTIFMSEAPQGFYAQLQRNQVPSWLSPVDLGKDSPFRMWRVVG
- a CDS encoding GtrA family protein; its protein translation is MLSSLSPERRDVLAQLARFIISGGIVTALGVGVYAIVALVLRWHPQFGNVLAYLMAMATGYVMHSKWSFRGHGSERTHATKVRFVTVSLISYALNSFWVWFLFTYLQWGRAAPIVPMLFVTPAVTFTLNRQWVFR
- a CDS encoding class I SAM-dependent methyltransferase — its product is MAEYDQKHWWYRARREVLAALIERMVNPPKGAHILEIGCGTGHNLPMLGQFGNVEALELDEQARSIAEGRLGRSVMSAPLPELAGVPEGSFDLVGAFDVIEHIDDDQAAIASIAKLLKPGGRFIMTVPAHQWMWSAHDVVNHHKRRYSKRRLKKLIEASPLKLERVGYFNSLLFPVAVAERLSSKLRGKEDVDLKLPPAALNAALEKSFAAERHLIARLPLPPGLSLFAVASAT
- a CDS encoding glycosyltransferase family 2 protein, which produces MTPALSIVVPCFNEEGCIGTLHERLSAAARKTAGDGYEIVLVNDGSKDRSWEMMRELASRDAHVIAINLSRNHGHQLALTAGLDLCRGETILIIDADLQDPPELLPEMMKVLREQQADVVYGVRKSRRGETAFKRATAHGFYRLLSRATEVEIPLDAGDFRLMSRRALDALLAMPEQARFIRGMVAWIGFRQVPFAYDRDERFAGETKYPLKKMVRFALDALTGFSSAPLKLASLAGFALAIGSVLLILYIAYAWLAGRIIPGWTSLMLVVVVLGSVQMFVLALMGEYIGRLYNESKHRPLYIVQEVAGDERHEARLGYVADATAKSERPGGKGKRAIK